The sequence tgtactggtgcattcctgtagtctcagctacttgggaggttgaggtgggaggatcacttgagcctgggaggcagaggttgcaatgagctaagatcacaccactgcactccagcctgagagacagagccagaccccttctcaaaaaaaaaaaaaaaaagaatacctcgtttgttgttgttgttgttgtttcttttttagtaaTATAGGCTCTGTTACAAAGGGACCTTACTGTCTGGGACCTGCTAGCTCCAATACTCCACAATGTAGGATTCCAGGTAAGATTCTTAGCATGTTAGGCTCCTAGATCTCTGCCTGCAGGATATGGTCAAAGTGAGAATGGTAAATGtctctttggttttgtttcttctctttatttatttatgttatattttattttattttttgagatcgagtctcactctgtcgcccaggctagagtgcagtggcacgatcttggctcactgcaaccgccacctcctgggttcaggtgattctcatgtctcagcctcaggtagctgggattacaggtgcccgccacaacatccggctaatttttttagtagagacagggttttgccatgttggccagcctggtctaaaactcctggccccaaatgatccgcccgccttggcctcccaaagtgttggggttataggcgtgagccactgcgcctggcctgtttttcccCTTTCTGAATTTAGATTAGCAAGATAAaacatttgtttgttcttgtgtGGCACACTAGggtctgggttttttgttttgtttattggtCTAGTGCTTGTTTCTGATCCCTTCCCTCCCAGGGAtagtcattttttgtttgttttttgcctctATCTTTTGTGTCCTTTGTCATAAGGAGGAGAATCATGGAATGAGGGTCtccttttgtcttgttttgtgtcTTGATGGCTTTTGTGACAGTGAGGTATTCTCTCTGGTCTCTGCCAGCCAGGGGTGCAAGTGCTGGCTTGCATCAGGCAGGCAGTCTAACAGGCTGGGAGCCTGAGACATGAAGTGACAAGCAGCATTCCCTCCGTGTGGCCTTGCCAGCTCTCGAGGTGTTTGTCTTAATAAGAGGTCCCAGTCTATAAGGGGTCTATGACTTCTCAACCTCCATTGCTTGGTTAGTGCTGGGAAAGTCCCCTCCAATTAATGCCTGCCCAGAGAGAGGACAACTGCTGTCACAGATGAGCAGATTAGCAGGTTTATGACTAGATGACTAGAGCTGTCCCACATTCCTTGGCAAACCAAGATTTCATTTTCACAAACACTATGCTTAACTGCCTGTGACAAGGAAGGTCTTTGCTTTCTTAGGCTGTCTCTGGGAGTGAACTTTTTGGATTATGGGGCTGCAACTTCTGCATCCACATTGGGAATGCCATTTGCACCCacagcaaagattttttttttttttttttgaggagtttcgctcttgttgcccaggctggagtgcaatagcacgatctcggcttactgtaacctccacctcccgggttcaagcgattctcctgcttcagccccctgagtacctgggattacaggcatgcaccaccacgcccagctaattttgtatttttagtagagacgaggtttctccatgttggtcaggctggtctcgaactcccgacttcaggtgatctgcccacctcggcctctcaaagtgctgggattacaggcatgagccactgcaccaggccagtaAAGATTTATTccaagcaggccgggcgcggtggctcaagcctgtaatcccagcactttgggaggccgagacgggcggatcacgaggtcaggagatcgagaccatcctggctaacctggtgaaactccgtctctactaaaaagtacaaaaaaccagccgggcgaggtggcgggcgcctgtagtctcagctactcgggaggctgaggcaggagaatggcgtaaacccgggaggcggagcttgtagtgagctgagatctctggccactgcactccagcctgggcgacagagcgagactccgtctcaaaaaaaaaaaaaaaaaaaaaaaaaaaaaaaaaaaaaaaaaaaaaaaNNNNNNNNNNaaaaaaaaaaaaaaaaaaaaaaaaaaaaaaaaaaaaaaaaaaaaaaagatttattccaAGCCTGGAACGTTTCCTCCGGGGCTTTAAATGAAAAAGCTTATTGGTTTGAGTCACTTCTGGAATAAACAAATTGGTactatttgagaaaaataaaactgatcaagcacagtggctcacacctgtaatcccagcgctttgggaggctgaggtaggaggatcgcttgagcctgggaggatcgctggagcccaggaggtcgaggttgcagtgagctttgatcacaccactgcatgtcagcttgggcgacagagtgagatcttgtctcaaaaaaaagaaaagaaaaagaaaaaaaatttatagctCTCCTCCTAAACAACTTATTAATTCCCATGGGAAGATCAAATTGAAAAGTGGTATAAAGGTTAACCTTGGGGACTCCCTTAATGAGATCATAAAACAAGAACACAGAAATCAGTTAGAACAAAACTGAAATCCAAATCCACCATAAATCCCCTTCTCTACCTTCTAATACTCCTGTTTATCCCCAactccctggccctggccctccAGAAGATCTCTTGGATCTCTAGACCCCCTAAACTGCCCTCCTCAAAATCTGGCCTCACTTCCTCAGCAAATTCCTTAAACTCCCCAAGCTCCTCCAGCTTCCTCAGAAAATCCCTTAAACACCAGATGCCTGTTTTAACTTCTCTTTCCCTGAAAGAATTACAGAGAGCACTGGTCTCCAGGCCTGGGACATATAGGTTGAGTTACTTTGGCAGAAGCACCTAGGATGGGTGGCAAGGATCACTTTGGTGTTCCTTAAGGCTCCCATTGCCAGGGCTCTGCAGTCAAGCTCTGCCTGCTTCAGAGGGCTCCCCACTCACCTTTATGCTCCCCACTCTGTGTCTGCCCTTTCACAAGTTCAGAAGACACAGTACCCTCTACACAGTGGCAGATCACCTAGGAATAGGCCCTATGAACTAATCCCTCTTCCCACTCAGTCACTAAACTTTAGGCTATCctgctctctctcactctctttctttgagacagggtctcactctgtcgcccaggcaggagtgcagtggcatgatctcagctcactgcaacttccacctccagggctcaggtgatcctcctgtcttagcctcctgagtagttgggactatagacgtatgccgccacacccagctaatttttgtatttttggtagagagagggtttggttatgttgctcaggctggtcttgaactcctgagctcaagccatcttcctgcctcagcctcccaaagtgctgggattataggtgtgagccactgtgcccggcttccTGCTCTTAATGGACTCAGGGACCTCCAGAAGATTGATCCCTGATAACAGGCAAATAGTCCCCAGATTGATTTTCGGAGCCATGGATAGCTattgatccactggcctcagcctcccaaagtgctgggattacaggcaccgcgcccagccaaaatccCATGTATTTAACTTGCAGGTTTTCGCTTTCATGATATTTGCTCAACATTCATGTGCTATAAAACAGTTATCAGGGAAATAACTTGATAATGGCTAGCTTTGTCTAATGTTTCATAAGATTTTCATGCATAATTGTTGCCCAAGCATAATTGTTAAGAACAAGCaacttaaatatatgtaaataggataaaagttttaaaatataccttttggcaggctgaggtggctcacgcctgtaatcctatcactttgggaggccaaggcaggcggatcacgaggtcaagagattgagaccatcctggccaacatggtgaaaccccatctctactaaaaatacaaaaactagcttggtgtggtggcaggtgcctgtaatcccagctactcaggaggctgaggcaggagaattgcttgaacctgggaggtggaggttgcagtgagccaagatcgtgccattgcactccagcctgggtgacagagcaagactctgtgtcaaaaaaaaaaagaaaatgtgtgtatatatatatatatcttttattatttatttatttgagacagagtgttgctctgtcgcccaggctggagtgcagtggtgtgatctcggctcactgcaggctccccctcctgggttcatgccattctcctcactcagcctcctgagcagctgggactacaggcaccagccaccatgctcggctaaatttttgtatttttagtagaggcagagtttcaccgtgttagccaggatggtctcgatctcctgaccttgtgatctgcccacctcggcctcccgaagggctgggattacaggcgtgagctgccatgtCCAGCAGATATATGTACCTTTTAACAGtaatcatgttttgttttgttttgtttcattttggagacaggatctcctCTATCACCcacgctgcagtgcagtggcttaatcattgctcactgcagtctcgaacttccaggctgaagcgatcctcctgtctcagcctcctgagtaacagatgtgcaccaccactcccggctgatggttttatatttatatttatttttgtagagagagtctccctatgttgcccagggtggtctccaactgcgggcctcaagggatcttcctaccttggcctcccaaaatgctggaattacaggtaagccaccatgcctggccaataattacGTTTTATAATATGTCTGTTTAAAAATTGATTCCCAAATCTCTTCAGTAACTTACTCTCCTAAAGTTATACTACATTAAATTAAGTGATGGCTATTCGTTGTATATCTAGATCATTTCCCAACAAGATAAAATACTGAAACATATAATTGCTGAACATAAGTTTACCTACTTTTGTCTTCTTATTACAAAGGAACTAGAGATATCTGGGTCTGTTAGTAAATACATCCTTTGCCACTTCAAAATTGTACTCTGgggcagggtacagtggctcaggcctgcaatcccagcactttgggagactgtagcaggaagatcccttgaggccaggagtttgaggctccagtAAGCtataatcatgtcactgcactccagcctgggcgacagagcaagaccccgtagTATTGAGAGATGACAATGTACTAGTAGCCCTCAttctcagcgcctcctcggcctccggcCTCAGCGTCCACTGTggtggcgcttgaggagcccttcagcccgccatggcaccgtgggagcccctctctgggctggctgaggccggagcctcctctctctgcttgcggggaggtgtggagggagaggcgcgggcgggaaccGGGACTGCGCTCGCGGGCCGGTGTGAGTTCCGGCGGGCGCGGGCTCGGCGAGCCCGGCACACGGAGCGGCCTGCCAGCAccgccggcccagggcagtgaggggcttagcacctgggccagcagctgcgagGTAgagccgggtcccccagcagtgccaggCCGCCGGCGCCGCACTCAAATTCTCCTAgggccttagctgcctccccgcggggcagggctcaggacctgcagcctgccatgtctgagctcctctCCCTGCGGTGGATTCCCGCGcgcggcctgagcctccccgacGGGCGCCGGCCCCTGCTCCGTGGCGCCCGGTCCCCtcgacagcccaagggctgaggagtgcaggcgcggCTCGTGACTAgcaggcagctccgcctgcagccctaGTGCAGGATcaccactgggtgaagccagttggactcctgaactggatggggacttggagaacttttatatctagccagaggatggtatgtgcaccaatcagcactctgtatctagctaacccagtggggacttggagaacttgtCCGTctagcgctctgtgtctagctcaaggattgtaaacgcaccaatcagcactctgtgtctacctcagggtttgtaaatacaccaatcagtactctgtgtttagctcaaggtttgtaaatacaccaactGGCATGCTGTATCtggctaacctagtggagacttggagggctagctagcactctgtgactctgtgtctagctcaaggagcTAGaggtaaatgcaccaatcagcactctgtgtctagctcagggtttgtgaatacaccagttggtactctgtatctagctaactctgcatctagctaactagcactctgtgactctgtgtctagctcaaggattgtaaatgcaccaatcagcactctgtcaaaacggaccaatcaactctctgtaaagtgaaccaatcagctctctgtaaaatgggccaatcagcaggatgtgggtggggccaggtaagggaataaaagcaggttaCCAGCGCTAGTCTGCGGCAATCTGGTGGGATCCTTGTAAACGCGTTAGATTTCCACTTTTTACAGCAAATGTTGTTGGTCACTCTTTGGGTGTACACTGTATTTATAAGCTGTAACGCTATCAAGGTTTGCAGCTTCACTTTTAAAGCCAACCAGATCAAGAACCCATtgggaaaaatgaacaaacaacttCAGGCGTTGGGtctttaagagctataacactcaccacgaaggtctgcagctttactCCTAGTGAGAGCAGGCATCTGCCACAACGAAGAAGCTCCAAACACATTTGAaagtctgaaggaacaaacttgggacacaccatctttaagaacttaACACTCACCAggagggtccacggcttcattctttaagtcagtgagaccaagaacccaccattTCCAGACACAGTAGTACTAGTTACTGATGAGGTCaaggtggggaggatcacttgggcctaggagtttgaggttgcagtgagctatgatggctcCACTGGGCAGTACACCAAGACCCTGtccaaataaaattatactaTGAGAAAGCAcgtattttcagaaataaaatgatgcaTTTATAGATTTGTCAATCTGCAGAACGCTGCTGTAACAGTTTGTGACTGCTTACTTCCTATTTTTACTAGAAATTAAGGTTACTAAGGGTTAAGAATTTTAAGTATATGTagttaaaactagaaattaaaggAGAAACTTTGTATGCAAAATACGAAAGAAAAGTAACGCATACTTTTGGTTAAGAAACTTATAAAGCATAAGACTTTTGGGGGGGTAAAGGAAGATACTAATTTTGTCTAGTTTGGAGGTTATTTAAGGTTGTTtcagaatgaaagaaggaaatgggaggtgcaagaggaaagggaaggcatTGCTCAGTGAGAGCAAAGCTATAcctagataggagaaataagttctggtgttctgcacatcaaggtgactatagttaatacaatgtattatatatttcaagacAACTAAaaaacgcttttttttttttttttttttgacatgaagtctcactctgttgatgaggctagagtgcagtggtgtgatctgtgctcactgcaacgtctgcctcccaggttcaagcgatttttgtgtctaagcctcctgcatagctgggatttcaggcacacgccaccatgtccagggaggtgggggggtgtgtgtgtgtgtgtagtagagaaggggttttgccatgttagccagactggtcttgaacccctgacctcaagtgatccagcccacctcctcctcccaaagtactgggattacccATGCGAGCCATCGTGCCTAGTCTAgaatttctttttagagacagggttttgctatgttggtcgGGCTAGATTTGAACTTCTGGGtttaggcaatcctcctgcctcagtttcccaagtaactgagactataggcatgtagcACTATGCCTGGCTGGAAGAGAGGATTTAAAATATCTACTGGGtacggtggatcatgcctgtaattccagcactttgagaggccgaggggggaggatcacttgggctcaggagttcaagaccagcctgggcaacatgaccaaacacgtctctactgaaaatacaaaaattagctggcgtagtggcatgcacctgtagtggctactggggaggctgaggtggaaggatcagctgaacccaggaggctgaggctgtagtgagccatgatcttgccactgcactccagcctgtgtgacagagtgagaccgtgtctcaataaataaataaataaaaagtttaaaaagtaaatactgtcactacaaaaaaataaatatttgaggagatATATAAGCCAATTATTCTGATCTGattattccataatgtatacatgtattgaagtATTActttgtatcccataaatataaacaattatcaatgaaaataaaaaaacctgAATGGATATAGAACATTGGGAGAAAGAATTTTGTATAGTCAAATTGACTAAAAttgaatgaatttatttaaaaggttTTACAAATTAGccttaatataaaaaaatacacttaTGCAAAACTAGAAtttgggtttggtggctcatgcctgtaatctcatccatttgggaagctgaggcaggaggatcaactgaggccagaagttcaagaccagccctgagcaacatagtgagaaattgtctctacaaaaaaaaaaaaaaaattgactgggcatgcatgcacctgtagttccagctactggggagactgaaatgggaggatggcttgggtcCTAGTCTCCCTGTCCCGGCCACTCTGAGCATGCCTGGTGTTCGGGTGTGTGTGTGGGCTGTAGACTTACTACTTCTGAGGTTTAGGCAAGCGGGTCTCATATATTGTCCTGTTCCAGTTACTCCTTCCAGTTACTCCCACTTACTGAGGCTACAGCGGAGAGGACTGGAGCACAAAAGagtcaacattcttaaggaaacaCAATTAGAAAGTGCagcctgggctgggcgcagtggctcaggcctataatcccagcactttgagagatcgaagcaggtggatcacttgagctcgggtgttcgagaccagcctgaccaacatggtgaaactccgtctctactaaaaatacaaaaaaattagcctggcatgatggcacactcctataatcccagctacttgggaggctgaggtaggagaatggcttgaacccaggaggcagaggttgcagtgagccgagatcccgccattgcactctagcctgagcaaaaagagcaaaactccatctccaaaaaaaaaaaaaaaaaagtgcaatctGGGTTCCAACTCTGCAGGAAATCCTGCATATGttccctgccctctcctccccctAGACTGGAAGTGGGGGCCAGCCCAGCTGCCCGCTCCCCTCAATATACCAGGTGCTAGAACACAGCTGTTTCTTCCTTGTTCCCCAACCCAGGCAGGCTGTAATTGGTGGGGCAGAGCAGGGCGGGGCTACCTCCATGTTGAATCCACTGGGGCTATCTCCACTCCAGGCAAATCCAGCCAGAGACTGATTCTGAGCAGCAGTTCTGCCTGGTGAGAGCTGCCATGGATTGGTGGGGATAGGGGACTGGGAGGTCAGGAAGTGTCAGGTCAGGGTGGATCAGGAGccccaaaagaaaaattagaattgcCTGGAGAAGAACTCCTGCTAGACTGAGGGAGAAGGGTTAGGGAATTCCAGGGGCATGGAGGCTGTGGAAGAGGAGGGGGTGACTAGAGgaagggagaggccagggagcaaTAGGAATGCCTGGAGCTGGAAATGGCAAGCTGTACGTCTTGGTTTACTCTTTCCTTGGTGCAGTCTCCCTGTCTGTGCTATGGTGAGAACTTTCCTGCCTTAGCTGCCTTGCCAAGAGAAAGGGCTTCATGAAAGCAAAAACGACCTGCAAATTGAGGTCAGGAGCAGGAAGGTGTAAACTGAAGGGAGAGGGACCTCCTGCCCACCCCATGTCCTTGCCAGGTGAGGTGGAAGCAGGACATGCAAGCCTAAAGTCTGTGTTGTCTTCCCAGGCACTGATTCACTGGCCCTGCCATGCCCGCGCCACTGTTCCCACTGCTGCTTCGGTTGCTGCTGTCCCGTCTGCTGCTGCCTGTCGCCCGCCTGGCCCGCCAGTACCTCCTGCCCCTGCTGCGCCGATTGGCCCGCCGCCTGGGCTCCCAGGACATGCGAGAGGCTTTGCTGGGCTGTCTGCTGTTCATTCTCAGCCAGCGACACTCGCCAGacgctggggaggcctcaagagtGGACCgcctggagaggagggagaggttaGGCCCCCAGAAGTGAGGCCACGAGTCCTGGCAGCAGCTGAATCCACAAAATGCTTTCTTCTGGAGTAGGATAATCCTGGCACCAGCACTGACCGAAGCCTGCCCAGTGGACAGAAGATATAGTGAGGGTTGTGCATGAGATGGATCTGCCACAGACATGCCTCTCCACTCCcaacagaaatgtctttctgaaagAATGCCTTGCATCTAGCATGAAATCGATCATTGCTCCTCTGTCCTCCAGGAGTTCCTCCCAAAGACCACTCCTAATCACCTCTGGCCTCAGGTGGGAGGGGAACTaacacccacccacccctgccgTCCCTGCAAATTAGAACATCAAGGTTCCCAATGCTTAACTGAGGGACAAGTGACAATTTAGCAGAGAGGAAAGATTTGAATCCAGACTGTCTTCCAGACTCAGGACCTACCTTAAAATAATATCTGAGTTCCCTATGGAGGCAGACCTGCCTGCACAGCCCAGCACtcagcaagtgctcaataaatatttgatttgaaTTATTTCCATGCCTTTGAAAGTCTAATCACCCAGACTGTTGCCCTGCAAAACAGTTTAACCTGGCCTGGcagctggtgggggtgggggagaggagagATGGACAATTGTACAAGGGTTTATTTTGCTACCTATTCCATTGTGGTTTCAGTCTTCACAGCCTGGAAGTTGTTTCCCCCTGCTTAGTTTCGGTCAGCATGTCACACTGTGACCCAGAAatggcttgagtctaggaggaAGTTTGCCTGGCTAGCGAACAGTAGGGAGGAAAATGTCCTCCAGCGAGTTTGAGGACTTCTCAGCTAGTGGTGGTGAGAAGAGGGGTGATACGTTTGCTAAGAGACTGGGTGGGAGGCCACCCAGGGAGGCAGTGCAGAAATCCATCCCCTTGAGGGTCATCCCACCCTTGAAGAGGCTAGGGGTGGGTGACTGGCCTTAAGAACTGACTTCATCATTTCCTTCTCCCTAGTGGGAGGCCCCTGAGGGGTCAAATAAGAGTTAGACCCAGAAGAGTCAATCAACATGCTTAAGGAAACAAAGTACAGTctgggctgggcgctgtggctcacgcctgtaatcccagcactttgggaggcctaggcaggcagatcacctgaggttgggagttccagacctgcctgaccaccatggagaaaccccgtctctcgtaaaaatacaaaattagctgggcgtagtggcgtatgcctgtaatcccagctcctccagaggctgaggcaggagaatcgcttgaatctgggaggcggaggttgcagtgagctgagatcgcgccattgcactccagcctggacaacaagagcgaaactccgtcttaaggaaaaaaaaaaaaagatacatttgcATCCCAGCCTCCGGataatttgtttattgtttccagGCAATAATCCTCTCTCTCTGGGTGAATGTTGGGCTCTATCTAGGTTCAGAGGATAGTGAGGAGTACAGGACCCTGTCGGGATTCCAGTCGCCTCTCCACACCTGTCAGAAGGCTTGGTTGGGGAAGAAGTGAGCCCTGAGCTGTGtgccccactcccagccctgcGGGGCTTTCTGCCAGCCGCACGCcgtccctccccaccaccccatcgGCTTCCTTCGGGAGTCTTCAAAGCCAGTGCACGTGCTCCCAGGTCTCAGGGAGGCGACCTAGGGGGAGGGGTAGAGAGAAGGGAGTCCGAGACCCTGGGCCCCTAACCTTGTCCCTTTCCGAAGCCTCAGGTGCCCAAAGGCGCCGGCTGCCAGTCAGGCCCGACGGGCCCCTCCCACTGAGTCGGCTCTGCTTTCCCCGCCCCCGAGCCGTGAGGACTGGACAGAGCCGGCTGCGGAGCTCTGGGCGGGCGCTGGGGTCGCCTGTTGCAGCCTCTCTTCCGCCCGGCGGCCCGCACCGGTCAAGCCCGGCGCGGGCTGCGCTCTCCAGCCGTGGCTATGGCCCCAGCCCCGAGATGAGGAGGGAGAGAACTAGGGGCCTGCAGGCCTGGGAAT comes from Theropithecus gelada isolate Dixy chromosome 4, Tgel_1.0, whole genome shotgun sequence and encodes:
- the MYMX gene encoding protein myomixer, whose translation is MPAPLFPLLLRLLLSRLLLPVARLARQYLLPLLRRLARRLGSQDMREALLGCLLFILSQRHSPDAGEASRVDRLERRERLGPQK